In the Alkaliphilus oremlandii OhILAs genome, one interval contains:
- a CDS encoding DUF1659 domain-containing protein: protein MAIMKFNETRSASCRFITGLDGEGREKIMTRTIANFKIDSTLDDVYEVALAIASLYPYSVKTVNMAERCELME, encoded by the coding sequence ATGGCTATTATGAAGTTTAACGAAACAAGAAGTGCTTCATGTAGATTCATCACAGGTCTTGATGGTGAAGGTAGGGAAAAGATTATGACAAGAACTATTGCTAACTTTAAAATTGATTCTACTTTAGATGATGTTTATGAAGTTGCTCTTGCTATAGCTAGTCTTTACCCATACTCTGTAAAAACTGTCAACATGGCAGAAAGATGTGAACTAATGGAGTAG
- a CDS encoding YcbK family protein: MNNIQISKNFKLKEFDCSHGDSVVKLDSRLLEKLQLLRDKLNNPINVTSGYRTPECNKRVGGSSNSYHMKGMAADIYSPGYTPAQIAKAAEEVGFTGIGIYSTFVHVDVRPNKYHFKGKY, translated from the coding sequence ATGAACAACATCCAAATATCTAAAAACTTTAAACTTAAAGAATTTGACTGTAGCCATGGAGATTCTGTAGTAAAGCTTGATAGTAGGTTATTAGAAAAGCTTCAATTGTTAAGAGACAAGCTAAATAACCCTATTAACGTAACTTCAGGATATCGGACTCCAGAATGCAATAAACGTGTAGGTGGATCATCTAACAGTTACCATATGAAAGGAATGGCTGCAGATATTTATTCTCCAGGTTATACCCCTGCTCAAATTGCTAAGGCTGCAGAGGAAGTAGGTTTTACTGGGATAGGTATATACTCTACATTTGTTCATGTGGATGTTAGACCTAACAAATATCATTTTAAAGGTAAATATTAA
- a CDS encoding DUF2922 domain-containing protein, whose protein sequence is MEKYLQMVFKTDQDRKVSLRVGVPRDDLDAMEVKTVMDLIIAKNIIYSNAGDLIAVDSAYLVETSTTDLEVAGL, encoded by the coding sequence ATGGAAAAATATCTACAAATGGTATTTAAAACGGATCAAGATAGAAAGGTAAGTCTTAGAGTAGGCGTACCTAGAGATGATCTAGATGCAATGGAAGTAAAAACAGTAATGGATCTTATTATAGCTAAAAATATTATTTATTCTAATGCTGGAGATTTAATTGCTGTTGACAGTGCCTATCTAGTAGAAACATCTACTACAGATCTTGAAGTAGCAGGGTTATAG
- a CDS encoding DUF3800 domain-containing protein yields MKKYNLYLDESETHHSGNNRIFCIAGVIIEEEAYNNTVIPAFNNIKKLIWSDLPNPEDVILHEKDVRFANNRSNRNGLNKIKSEFHRFQENKNTRMLYEELGKLYDLADITVIGASVVLDDLDTYFDEDILSDKYLICMQIIFENYCHFLKKNNSCGHVFYESRQEHHDREIRMRFNHLMAMGSMYINPYAMQKHLTGITFPSKTCNVPGLQIADFVPNDLARKVLSKKTSSNNKNRFNISNNLRKARYDGGLSKHDRFGFKIMP; encoded by the coding sequence GTGAAAAAGTACAATCTTTATTTAGATGAAAGCGAAACCCATCATTCGGGCAATAATAGAATATTTTGTATTGCTGGGGTCATTATAGAAGAAGAAGCATATAACAATACTGTTATCCCTGCATTTAATAATATAAAAAAATTAATATGGAGTGATCTGCCTAATCCTGAAGATGTAATTCTACATGAAAAAGATGTTAGATTTGCTAATAATCGAAGCAATAGAAATGGCTTAAATAAAATTAAGTCTGAATTTCATAGATTCCAAGAAAATAAAAATACAAGAATGTTATATGAGGAATTAGGTAAATTATATGATTTAGCAGATATTACAGTTATCGGCGCATCCGTTGTTTTAGATGATTTAGATACATATTTTGATGAAGACATACTATCAGATAAATATCTAATATGCATGCAGATAATATTTGAGAATTACTGTCATTTTCTAAAAAAAAATAATAGCTGTGGCCATGTTTTTTATGAATCTAGGCAGGAACATCATGATAGAGAAATAAGAATGAGGTTTAATCATTTAATGGCAATGGGATCTATGTATATAAATCCATACGCAATGCAAAAGCATCTAACTGGAATAACATTTCCATCAAAGACTTGTAATGTTCCTGGTCTTCAAATAGCAGATTTTGTTCCAAATGATCTTGCCAGAAAAGTATTATCTAAAAAAACCAGCAGCAATAATAAAAATAGGTTTAATATAAGCAATAATTTGAGGAAAGCTAGATACGATGGTGGCTTATCTAAGCATGATAGATTTGGTTTTAAAATCATGCCATAA
- a CDS encoding molecular chaperone DnaJ, translating into MSREILAENQYGFLDNPIISKYFDLEEKTSYLKSLKIMNDKRNFYFEMIPCLTSFIELSKDEGNLKSLDKYIFKEINDVKLNVNEELINQAKRINKKGFDLMKIKDPLNFDTLKKSYLTAVKLHHPDIGGNTQDMQIINEAYTQFHKLIAFKIESRDNQKRIRYAKDYVYYAYIDLINILLDSWNIDGAYYCMKEAIENDIFNETFKDPYNYYECSLAISICGMLPDINFKDQAFELLEYSQTLVENIESRIKDYYIKSINKLIDNLENNKKTRVVINHIIQADNAARLGIISKQKYNQYISKFSKAEVSKKETEEKLKTILSENSFIIPLANEEKIFKKLSNYRGGQLIPEPKYFQCDLRDLSKLQQWEYFKIFSERSSLALIRKYAFVRLYSYLNCIFECWNYELCIKITDEIKLIISIFRDNKSVQHYSNKILEALNILLNLDKETRAKRLDLIRKYSTIEDEVLDTPINNRFMEFITMEIDEIEYIVNKQFS; encoded by the coding sequence ATGAGTAGAGAAATTCTAGCTGAAAATCAATATGGATTTTTAGATAATCCAATAATCTCAAAATACTTTGATCTTGAAGAGAAAACGAGTTACTTAAAATCTTTAAAGATAATGAATGATAAAAGAAACTTTTACTTTGAAATGATTCCATGTTTAACATCCTTTATAGAATTGTCAAAAGATGAAGGCAACCTAAAATCATTAGATAAGTATATTTTTAAAGAAATAAATGATGTTAAATTAAATGTAAATGAAGAATTAATAAATCAAGCTAAACGAATAAATAAAAAGGGTTTTGATTTGATGAAAATCAAAGATCCTTTGAATTTTGATACGTTGAAAAAATCGTATTTAACGGCTGTAAAGTTGCATCATCCTGATATAGGGGGAAATACTCAGGATATGCAAATAATCAATGAAGCCTACACACAATTTCACAAATTAATAGCATTTAAAATAGAAAGTAGAGATAATCAAAAGAGGATAAGGTATGCAAAAGATTATGTTTATTACGCTTACATTGATTTAATTAATATATTATTAGATAGTTGGAATATAGATGGTGCTTACTACTGTATGAAAGAAGCTATTGAAAACGATATATTTAATGAAACGTTTAAAGATCCATATAATTACTATGAATGTTCTTTGGCTATTAGTATATGCGGAATGCTTCCTGATATCAACTTTAAAGATCAGGCCTTTGAGCTATTGGAGTACAGTCAAACACTTGTTGAAAATATAGAAAGTAGAATCAAAGATTATTATATAAAGAGTATCAATAAATTAATAGATAACTTAGAAAATAATAAAAAAACAAGAGTTGTAATTAACCATATAATTCAAGCTGATAATGCAGCTAGATTAGGAATTATATCCAAACAAAAATATAATCAGTATATTAGTAAATTTAGTAAGGCAGAGGTTAGCAAAAAAGAAACTGAAGAGAAACTAAAGACTATTTTATCTGAAAATTCATTTATAATTCCTCTCGCCAATGAGGAAAAAATATTTAAAAAATTATCAAATTATAGAGGTGGACAATTAATACCTGAACCAAAATATTTTCAATGTGACCTAAGAGATCTATCTAAGTTACAACAATGGGAGTACTTTAAAATTTTCTCTGAAAGATCTAGCTTGGCTCTTATTAGAAAATATGCATTTGTTAGGCTTTATAGTTATTTAAATTGTATTTTTGAATGCTGGAATTATGAACTTTGTATTAAAATAACTGATGAAATTAAACTTATTATCAGTATTTTTAGAGATAACAAGTCAGTCCAACACTATTCTAATAAAATACTAGAGGCATTAAATATTTTACTAAACTTAGATAAGGAAACTCGAGCTAAAAGACTGGATCTTATAAGAAAGTACAGTACCATAGAAGATGAGGTTCTAGATACTCCGATTAATAATAGATTTATGGAATTCATTACAATGGAGATAGATGAAATTGAGTATATAGTAAATAAACAGTTCAGTTGA
- a CDS encoding erythromycin esterase family protein, whose product MGSKNIKDVLLGGLVKRKKFSSLRFIVLFFVGITIMNFGVLEINADTYENLDLKNNIISLETTKAGNGFEDLEPLKEMLKDKKIVAMGEATHGTKEFFEIKHRMFEFLVEEMGYRAFAIEAEFGEVQMVNEYILSGTGSAYDAVRALTYSVWHTEEVLQMVEWMYKYNMNPSNKEKIRFYGFDMKPVKNDVDAVLFYLERVDKEIYSKYASNLALIRRNDNVSLDIVRELKTIFDENKGTYIVKTSDIEYEMIYQHLEIINQWAEFKEVTDILDAVNKRDKYMAENVKWIYDYEKNFNNDKIMLWAHNGHVSKKFINYKSMGEHLKEIYGDMLYVIGFDFYKGSFNSNPGNIIGNFIGNKMASFTIKEGYSGSFAAVFEKTGIPLSFMDFRLASKNPEIADWLSQEQYIRSIGAIYVNEHISSFAPEIPIESYDGLIFVSETTASERMNKDEKIITNGNRYLIIYYVTRIFILVLIIFCIVKFIRKRKRKSIKQQ is encoded by the coding sequence ATGGGAAGCAAAAATATAAAAGATGTTTTATTAGGGGGATTAGTAAAAAGGAAGAAGTTCAGTAGTTTAAGGTTTATAGTTCTATTTTTTGTAGGAATCACGATTATGAATTTTGGCGTTTTAGAGATTAATGCTGATACATATGAAAATCTAGATTTAAAAAATAATATAATTTCTCTTGAAACAACGAAAGCTGGAAATGGATTTGAAGATTTAGAACCATTAAAAGAGATGCTAAAGGATAAAAAAATAGTTGCAATGGGAGAGGCTACTCACGGTACAAAGGAATTCTTCGAGATAAAACATCGGATGTTTGAATTTTTGGTTGAGGAAATGGGGTATAGAGCATTTGCTATTGAAGCAGAATTCGGAGAAGTACAAATGGTAAATGAATACATACTTAGTGGAACTGGTAGTGCATATGATGCAGTCCGTGCTTTAACATATAGTGTTTGGCATACGGAAGAGGTTCTTCAAATGGTTGAATGGATGTACAAATACAACATGAATCCCAGTAATAAAGAAAAAATTAGATTTTATGGTTTTGATATGAAACCAGTAAAGAATGATGTGGATGCTGTATTATTCTATTTAGAAAGAGTTGATAAAGAAATATATTCTAAATATGCATCTAATCTAGCTCTAATCAGAAGAAATGATAATGTGAGTCTAGATATAGTAAGAGAGCTAAAAACGATTTTTGATGAAAATAAAGGAACTTATATTGTGAAGACATCAGATATTGAGTATGAAATGATTTACCAGCACTTAGAAATAATAAATCAATGGGCTGAATTTAAAGAAGTTACAGATATCTTAGATGCTGTAAATAAAAGAGATAAATATATGGCAGAGAATGTAAAATGGATTTATGATTATGAAAAGAATTTTAATAATGATAAAATCATGCTTTGGGCACATAATGGACATGTAAGTAAGAAATTTATTAATTATAAATCAATGGGAGAGCATTTAAAAGAAATATATGGAGACATGCTATATGTAATTGGCTTTGATTTTTACAAAGGTAGCTTTAATTCTAATCCGGGTAACATTATTGGAAATTTCATAGGTAATAAAATGGCATCATTTACCATTAAAGAAGGATATTCTGGATCATTTGCAGCAGTTTTTGAGAAAACAGGAATACCTTTAAGCTTTATGGATTTTAGATTAGCATCAAAAAATCCTGAAATTGCAGATTGGCTATCTCAAGAACAATATATTCGTAGTATTGGTGCTATATATGTTAATGAGCATATTTCTTCTTTTGCTCCTGAAATTCCTATAGAATCCTATGATGGATTAATATTTGTTAGTGAAACTACAGCATCAGAGAGAATGAATAAAGATGAAAAGATAATTACTAACGGAAATAGATATCTTATTATTTATTATGTTACAAGAATATTTATATTAGTGCTAATAATATTTTGTATAGTGAAGTTTATAAGGAAGCGAAAACGAAAATCTATAAAACAACAATAA
- a CDS encoding PD-(D/E)XK nuclease family protein, with product MELKMFSNIFYLLKNASNEPREDYLTEIFAETINENQLVKSFMKIFMSKNIEPSGLKINTQQTFNKLDWHICDSRPDIVIRFFDNQSKRENVLFIECKLNAAEGNQQLKRYADHLKLLEDRGGATYLIYLTEYHDVKKEEDILDTNVDTKFIQIRWYQIYNWLKEFDNDRLVKNLLTYMEEIELNKSRNFTPQDIHVIQNIQKPLDLLEESLAGEVDDVLKEFTSTGKIKIRDRYNQLVRDFKYTRQTYISDYTSVEVGFWILEDDYPVASTTLWIHRDHGEYIKIEKAFDKYSNDASNDFSIDRETYSDWIGLNIDKSLLDFLNDGDHVGAIQDYFIASMKSIKEIIGNNEDINF from the coding sequence ATGGAGCTTAAAATGTTCAGTAATATATTCTATTTATTAAAAAATGCTAGTAATGAACCCAGAGAAGACTATTTAACTGAAATCTTTGCAGAAACAATTAATGAAAATCAGCTAGTAAAAAGTTTTATGAAAATATTTATGAGCAAGAATATTGAGCCTAGTGGACTTAAGATAAATACTCAGCAAACCTTTAATAAACTAGATTGGCATATATGTGATAGTAGGCCTGATATTGTGATCAGATTTTTTGATAATCAAAGTAAACGTGAAAATGTTCTATTTATAGAATGTAAACTTAATGCTGCAGAAGGCAATCAGCAATTAAAAAGATATGCAGACCATTTAAAGCTATTGGAAGATAGAGGAGGTGCCACCTATTTAATTTATTTAACTGAATATCATGATGTTAAAAAGGAAGAAGATATACTAGATACTAATGTAGACACAAAGTTTATACAGATAAGATGGTACCAGATTTATAATTGGCTAAAAGAATTTGATAACGATAGATTAGTAAAAAATTTATTAACATATATGGAGGAAATCGAATTGAATAAATCAAGAAATTTTACACCACAGGATATTCATGTTATCCAAAACATACAAAAGCCACTGGATCTATTAGAAGAAAGTTTAGCTGGGGAGGTGGACGATGTATTAAAGGAGTTTACATCTACAGGAAAGATTAAAATAAGAGATAGATATAATCAATTAGTACGTGATTTTAAATATACAAGGCAAACATATATTAGCGACTATACTTCTGTAGAAGTTGGATTTTGGATTCTTGAAGATGATTATCCAGTGGCATCTACTACCTTATGGATACATAGAGATCATGGAGAATATATCAAAATTGAAAAGGCATTTGATAAATATTCTAATGATGCATCAAATGATTTTAGTATAGATAGGGAGACATACAGCGATTGGATCGGATTAAATATAGATAAATCTTTATTGGACTTCTTAAATGATGGGGATCATGTGGGGGCTATACAGGATTATTTTATAGCAAGTATGAAGTCTATAAAAGAAATCATTGGTAATAACGAAGATATTAACTTTTAG